The window CGGTTTCGGGGCGGGTCGGCCTCTTTTAACAATCAAAATTCTGCGAATGTTTTTTGAGAGGGTTTAATCATTGATTATCAAACAACTAAGTTTTTTTTCGATTAAAAATAGGGCAAAATATGCTGTTTTTCAGGGCAAACCTTAACGGATTTGGCCTTTTTTGGCTATAATTTGAATGATTCCAGGGCAATTTTTGAATTTAAATGGTTTTTCAGAGTGAAATCTTGCTCCAGTTGGTAATGTTTACACCATGTTTACACCAAACAAAAAAGGTTAAGTGTCTTTGAACGCTTAACCTTTTGATTTTCAGTTGTCGGGGTAGTAAGATTCGAACTTACGACCTCCTGCTCCCAAAGCAGGCGCGATAACCGGACTACGCTATACCCCGAATTTTGTAAAGAACTGGCGGAGAGAGGGGGATTCGAACCCCCGGTACCCGTATTTAGGTACGACAGTTTAGCAAACTGTTGGTTTCAGCCACTCACCCACCTCTCCAAGAATGAAAAAGAACTGATAGGTACGACAGTTTAGTCCCGTATGTACGGGATTGGTTTCAGCCACTCACCCCAGCCTGACTTCGGTCTGGCAGGCACCTCTCCTTTGAGATAATTATCATGCCATCAATGAACTCCCAAATATCATATTTGGGGGTGCAAAAATACTAAAACAAGTAGTACAAGCAAATTTTTTCGATGATATTTTCAAAAAAACCTAAGAAGCAACAAAAACACTCTTCTGCTGTTTATTAGGCATTAGATTTTAATTGAGTTCATGAAAAGAGTTTTTAAAGTCGCAGGTTTCATCCTGTTCCTCGTTATTTCTTACCTCGTTATCCTTAATCAATTCCCCAAAGAAGCCGGACGTTTCCCTTTCTTAGTCATCCTGTTTTTGAGTGATTATTACCTCTGGCGATCCTTTGATACCTGGTTCAAGAGGCAGGGTAACCTCATCAAATCCCTGTTGTTTCTTCTATATTGGCTTCCTTTGATTGTTCTGTCTATCACGGTCAGCAGCCGGATGATTGCTTTTGAATTGATTGCAGATGAGAGATTAAGCATTCTTTTACAGGGTTTCATATTTAGTGCTTATGCAGCGAAGTTACTTCCGGTATTATTCCTTATTTTGGCTGACATTATCAAAGGTTCCAGGTTGTTAATCAAGAAAATCCACAGCAAACACCAGAAAGATACTGCAAAGCAAAACGGGGAATTGATTACCCGTAGCCGTTTTATCCAACAAATTGGTCTGGTGGGCGGAGGGCTGCTTTTTACAGGACTTTTGGCCGGAATGATAAAATGGGTGCACGATTTTAAAATTCACAGGCACCGACTCAAACTTCCAAATTTACCCAAATCCTTTGATGGATTAAGGATCATACAAATTTCGGACATCCATCTCGGGAGCTGGTCTGCTAAAGACGAATTAGAAGTGGCTTTCAACCGGATCAATGAACTGAAACCCGATGTAATCTTCTTCACCGGCGACCTGGTGGATTACAAAACCGATGAAGCATATCGTTTTGAAAAAATTCTTTCCACACTTAATGCCAACTACGGGGTATTCGCCATACTCGGGAACCATGATTATGGCGACTATTCGCGATGGCCTTCTGCAGAGGCTAAAACCCAAAATATGACCGATCTGTTCAATTTGTATCGTCGCATTGGATGGAAACTGCTAAAAAATAATCATGCAATCATAGAACGCGATGGAGCAAAAATTGCCATTATTGGCGTAGAAAACTGGGGTGCCATTGCCCGTTTTCCACAATACGGCGACATTGAACAAGCAAAAATGAATACAGATGATGCTGATGTAAAACTTCTGCTTTCGCATGACCCTTCGCATTGGGAAAAATTAATCAGCACTGAACATCCTGACATTGATGTAACCTTCTCGGGACATACCCACGGATTTCAGTTTGGTGTCGAAATGAAGAATTTCAAATGGAGCCCTGCTCAATATGCGTATAAATACTGGGCAGGGTTGTATGAAAACAACTCCACAGGTCAATACCTTTACGTCAACCGCGGACTTGGAACTGTGGGCTATCCAGGAAGGGTGGGCATTTTACCAGAAATCACGGTCTTCGAACTCTTTACATAAAAAAAACGGGGGATGTTTTTACCCCCCGTTAATTCCCGTCTATCCGATGCGGATTACCCAATTTCGATCATCCTTTTTGG of the Bacteroidales bacterium genome contains:
- a CDS encoding metallophosphoesterase → MKRVFKVAGFILFLVISYLVILNQFPKEAGRFPFLVILFLSDYYLWRSFDTWFKRQGNLIKSLLFLLYWLPLIVLSITVSSRMIAFELIADERLSILLQGFIFSAYAAKLLPVLFLILADIIKGSRLLIKKIHSKHQKDTAKQNGELITRSRFIQQIGLVGGGLLFTGLLAGMIKWVHDFKIHRHRLKLPNLPKSFDGLRIIQISDIHLGSWSAKDELEVAFNRINELKPDVIFFTGDLVDYKTDEAYRFEKILSTLNANYGVFAILGNHDYGDYSRWPSAEAKTQNMTDLFNLYRRIGWKLLKNNHAIIERDGAKIAIIGVENWGAIARFPQYGDIEQAKMNTDDADVKLLLSHDPSHWEKLISTEHPDIDVTFSGHTHGFQFGVEMKNFKWSPAQYAYKYWAGLYENNSTGQYLYVNRGLGTVGYPGRVGILPEITVFELFT